The Pseudomonas fragi DNA window AGCATGGACGACTGGCGCGAACAGGTTTTGCGTTGCGCCGAGAAGGCCGGGCGCCCGGTCCGCGACTGGCAGGTCATGACCCCGGCCAGTGATTTTCCGTCACTGGATCAGCAGCCACCGCTGAAAACCCTGATCCTTCAATTTTAAATACGCCCTGAGTACGGCGAGCGTCTCGGAACCAGAATCGCGTGCCATACTCCAAGGCACTTCCGACTGCTATAGACGACGTCCCACATGCTCAAAGGATTGATCCGCGCCCTCGGCGCCGTGCTGATTGCTATCGCACTTTATAGCGTGCTTGGCTTCCTGATCTTGCCCGGCATTGGCCTGCGCATCATCAACCAGCAACTGGCCAACTACGCCACGGTGCCTGCCAAACTCGACCGGCTGGAGTTCAACCCCTTCAGCCTGGAGCTGACATTGTGGGGCTTGCGCGTGGGCGAGCCGGGCAAGGAGCAGGTCGGCTTCGAGCGGCTGTACACCAATCTGCAAGCCGACAGCCTGTGGACAAAAGCCCTGCACCTGGCCGCCGTAGAGCTGGACAAGCCCAAGACCGAACTGCTGTTCAACAAGGACGGTACCCTCAACCTGACCCAGCTGTTCAAGCTGCCCGCCAGTGAGCCCGTCCCGGCCGACCCCGAGAGCAAACCGTTCCCGCTGCGCATCGACAACATCAAGCTGGCGGGCGGTTACCTGCACTTCACCGATATGCGCCCCAGCGAACCTATCGAATTCCTCTATGACTCGATGGACCTGGAGCTGAAAAACCTCAGCACCCTGCCCGATGACAACGCCGACATGACCCTGGTGGCTGCAGGCCCCGCAGGCGGGCGGATTGACTGGACCGGCACCCTGAGCCTGGTGCCCATTACCTCGACCGGCAAACTGAAAGTCACCGATGGCAAGATGAAAGTCTGGTGGCCCTATGTGCGCGATGCGCTGCCACTGGCACTTGAAGACGGCGTACTGAATTTCAGCACCGACTACACCCTGAACCTGTCCAAAGAAACCGAGATGGTCCTGAGCAATGCCACGGCCAGCATCGCACCGCTCAAAATCAATGCCCCCGATGGCCGCCCGCTGGTCCGTCTGGAGCGCCTGGAGGTCAGCGACACCAGCGTCGACCTGGCCAAACAGGAAGTGGTAGTCGGCAAGATCAACAGCCAGAACCTCGAAACCTGGGCCGCCCGGGAAAAAGACGGCCAGCTTGACTGGCAAAAACTGTTTGCCAGCCAGCCCGAAAAAACACCTGCCAAGACCGCAGAAGTGGTGACCGTCGAAGCACCGAAACCCGCTCCCGTGGCGCCGAGCAAACCCTGGGCCGTGCTGCTCAAGGATGTCGACTTGCGCGACTATCGCGTCCACCTCGCCGACAAGGAGCCGAAAACCCCGGTGGCGCTGGATGTCGGCCCGCTCAACGTGAAGCTGAAAAACTTCGACAGCCTCAACCGCTCGCCTTTTACCCTCAACCTCGACACCGGCGTGGGCAAGCAGGGCAAACTCACCGCCAGCGGCGACGTCAACCTGAGCCCGGTCAGCGCCCGGCTCAAAGTCACCACCAAAGATATCGACCTGCGTATCGCCCAGGCCTATATCGACCCGTTTATCCGCCTTGAGCTGCGCAGCGGCATGCTCGGCAGCGATCTGGCGGTCGACCTCAAAAGCACCGAGCCCCTGGCCTTTAGCGTGGCAGGCCGCGCCCAGGTCGACCAACTGCACACACTGGACACCCTGAAAAACCGCGACTTCCTCAAATGGCAAAAACTTGTGCTGGAGGACGTCAAGTACCAGCACGGCGATAGCCTGTCGCTTGCCAGGGTCAATCTCGAAAAGCCTTATGTGCGTTTCATGATCAACGATGACCGCACCACCAATATCGATGACCTGCTGATCCCGCAACCCGCCGGCACCACCGCGGCCAAAAGCACGGCCAGCAAGGAAAAACCGCTGGGCATTCATATCGGCGCGATTGCGATCAACGATGGTTCGGCCAACTTTGCCGACTTCAGCCTGACACCCAACTTCCAGACGGCGGTTCAACAGCTCAACGGTCTGATCGGCACCATTGACAGCCGCAACCCCAAACCTGCCCCGGTGAATATCGCAGGCAAGGTCGACCGTTATGCACCGGTGACCATCAAGGGTAGCGTCAACCCGTTTGACCCGATGGCCAGCCTGGATATCGCCACCAGCTTCAAGCGCGTCGAACTGACCACCTTGACCCCCTACTCCGGCAAGTTCGCCGGCTACCGTATCCGCAAGGGCCGTCTCAATCTCGACCTGCACTACCTGATCACCAATGGCCAGCTCAAGGCCGAGAACAAACTGGTGGTCGAACAACTGCAACTGGGGGAAAAGGTCGACAGCCCGGACGCCGTGGACCTGCCGATAAAGCTGGCAATTGCCTTGCTCAAGGACACCGACGGCAAGATCTCCATCGAGCTGCCCATCAGCGGCGACCTCAACAACCCGCAATTCAGCGTCATGCCGATTATCTGGCAGACCGTGCGCAACCTGGTGTTGCGCGCCGCCCAGGCGCCCTTCAAGTTCATTGGCGGGCTGATCAACGGTGGTGGCGAAGACCTGGGCACCGTGTCATTCGCGCCAGGATCGAGCGAGCTGAGCCCTGAGGCGCAAAAAGCCCTGACCACCCTGGCCCAGGCCCTGAAAGAGCGCCCGGCCTTGCGTCTGGAGATTGAAGGCACAGCGGCGCAGAGCAGTGACGGCCCCCTTATCGCCAAGGATCGACTTGAGCGCGAGTTCCAGTACACCTACTACAAGATCCTTCAGCGTCGCGGTGAGAAGGTTCCGGCCAAGGCCGGCCTGCTTACCGTACCGGAGAGCGAAAAAGGCCCGCTGCTAGAGGGCATTTATCGCACGCGCCTCAAACAACAGCCGCCTGCTGAATGGAAAGACCTGAGCCGTGACGAGCGGGCTGCGAAAATGACCGCGGCACTGATCGACTTCTGGAGCAAAAGCGAAGTGCTGTTGCGTCAGCTGGGGCAAGACCGTGCCAGCAGCATCAAGGATTACCTGGTGGATAAAGGCGGGCTGGCGGATGACCGCGTGTACTTTATCGATGCCACGCTGGGTGAAGCCGAAAGTGATGGCCGGGTGATCTCGCCGTTGCATCTGGATAGCGAGTAATGCAGAACGTCGCTGTTTTGTAGCAGCTGTCGAAGGAACGAGGCTGCGTTCGGCGACGTAGTCGTCGTAAACCCGACAAACGCGGTTTGCCAGAAGCAACGGGGGTGTATGGTTTTGCGACGGCTCCGCCGCCGAACGCAGCCTCGTTCCTTCGGCAGCTGCTACGCGGACTTTCGTAACCCCCGATCCCAAATAGAACAGCCCCCGGCGCAGAACGCCGGGGGCTGTAATGGCCACATCCGTGTGGCCGTCGCATGAACCTTTTCAACAATGTCGGCAGGCGTACTGCTTGAATCACCTGCTGATCCTTGTTCCCCCGGTTCTACGAGAAAGGATGCCTTATTCGGCTTTCAGGCCATCAGCCGATACAGCTTTGACGCCTTTGATTTTCTTGGCGATGGACACTGCGATGTCTTTTTGAGCTGAAGTCACCGGCACCATCGAGGACAGGGAAACTACACCCTTGTTGGTTTCAACCTTGATGTCTGTACCTGGAATGCCTTTTTCAGTCACCAGGTCGGCTTTGACCTTGGTAGTGATCCAGGTATCAGAAGTAGCTTCCTTGGCTTTGGTTACTTCGCCTGCAGCCACCACCATAGGTGCCTGGGTGGTCGCCTGGGCAGCAAATGCAGCGTTGGCCATAGTCAGGGTCAGAGCGGTGGCAGTTGCGGCAGCGATAGCGAACTTCTTCATACGAGTAACTCCTGTCTTCTTTAGAGTCTGCGCTGTCTTGCAGCAGCAGGGTTATCAGTACTATTGCAGGGCGCGTGCCAACTTCAAAAAACAAATAAACCCTTACAAAACAACAACTTATAAATTCATCATTTTTAACCCGTCGTGCAAAATGCATGGCGTCGGTTAATTCTGCATGCAACTTGCGGCTTTCGACTCATGGCATATGGCCCTTTGGCGCCGACTTTACTGCAGCCATAAAAAAAGGACCCCGCAGGGTCCTTTTTCAACGCAGGTATCGGCGGCTATTAAGCTTCCGAAGCCTTCGCAGCAGCAACGTCCTTGATGGACAGCTTGATACGGCCGCGGTTGTCCACGTCCAGTACCAGTACTTCCACTTCCTGACCTTCTTTCAGAATGTCAGTCACTTTCTCTACGCGAGCGTCGCTCAGCATGGAGATGTGAACCAGGCCGTCTTTGCCCGGCAGGATGTTTACGAATGCGCCGAAGTCGACGATACGCTCAACCTTGCCCACATAGATCTTGCCGATCTCGGCTTCCGCGGTGATGCCCAGAACGCGCTGACGCGCTGCTTCTGCTGCTTCCTTGGATTCGCCGAAAATCTTGATCGAACCGTCGTCTTCGATATCGATCGAAGCCTTGGTTTCTTCACAGATTGCAC harbors:
- a CDS encoding DUF748 domain-containing protein, which gives rise to MLKGLIRALGAVLIAIALYSVLGFLILPGIGLRIINQQLANYATVPAKLDRLEFNPFSLELTLWGLRVGEPGKEQVGFERLYTNLQADSLWTKALHLAAVELDKPKTELLFNKDGTLNLTQLFKLPASEPVPADPESKPFPLRIDNIKLAGGYLHFTDMRPSEPIEFLYDSMDLELKNLSTLPDDNADMTLVAAGPAGGRIDWTGTLSLVPITSTGKLKVTDGKMKVWWPYVRDALPLALEDGVLNFSTDYTLNLSKETEMVLSNATASIAPLKINAPDGRPLVRLERLEVSDTSVDLAKQEVVVGKINSQNLETWAAREKDGQLDWQKLFASQPEKTPAKTAEVVTVEAPKPAPVAPSKPWAVLLKDVDLRDYRVHLADKEPKTPVALDVGPLNVKLKNFDSLNRSPFTLNLDTGVGKQGKLTASGDVNLSPVSARLKVTTKDIDLRIAQAYIDPFIRLELRSGMLGSDLAVDLKSTEPLAFSVAGRAQVDQLHTLDTLKNRDFLKWQKLVLEDVKYQHGDSLSLARVNLEKPYVRFMINDDRTTNIDDLLIPQPAGTTAAKSTASKEKPLGIHIGAIAINDGSANFADFSLTPNFQTAVQQLNGLIGTIDSRNPKPAPVNIAGKVDRYAPVTIKGSVNPFDPMASLDIATSFKRVELTTLTPYSGKFAGYRIRKGRLNLDLHYLITNGQLKAENKLVVEQLQLGEKVDSPDAVDLPIKLAIALLKDTDGKISIELPISGDLNNPQFSVMPIIWQTVRNLVLRAAQAPFKFIGGLINGGGEDLGTVSFAPGSSELSPEAQKALTTLAQALKERPALRLEIEGTAAQSSDGPLIAKDRLEREFQYTYYKILQRRGEKVPAKAGLLTVPESEKGPLLEGIYRTRLKQQPPAEWKDLSRDERAAKMTAALIDFWSKSEVLLRQLGQDRASSIKDYLVDKGGLADDRVYFIDATLGEAESDGRVISPLHLDSE
- a CDS encoding BON domain-containing protein, with product MKKFAIAAATATALTLTMANAAFAAQATTQAPMVVAAGEVTKAKEATSDTWITTKVKADLVTEKGIPGTDIKVETNKGVVSLSSMVPVTSAQKDIAVSIAKKIKGVKAVSADGLKAE